In a single window of the Limnochordia bacterium genome:
- a CDS encoding ABC transporter ATP-binding protein/permease: MRKIARLCLWLRTCYLSNPVRLIVYLLANVGAVFLGASFLVFSGRLIDQVVAMFQDGVDADPYALLAQMIGIGVLTAAFRFISAVAEKRLTDDLERHLSERFFNVVQGADFLLFERQSFQEKMKAARMVTSGAVMWMVMHFSQILSLAAAVIAYLSILRTTSFSAMIMAGLSCLAMSVFGSMKRFKTRHQARLALIERERKLSYIEDLVFSSQVAKEIHTFNLFSALKNEWDFRFGEIQSEQISMARKDIDANLVLNSFPVLLTMMLLASSFYLGHIDSPGKFTVVLAAFTVLMGSIKDVGKAVSDFYEASVHLELLGDFEKLGENSEITFSESSGEGIHENIIELSDVSFTYDNGKTYSLTGIDLAVKKGKVVAVVGENGAGKSTLANIVLGLYRPEKGSIRVRGEDPYHSGCNDPKVISISQTFGRYFGLTLKENVAFGLDGGRLSLDDDLAALFNKVGLDCHDVLDLVVGNQFDGIDLSGGQWQRIAILRSFIDSAEIVIFDEPTAALDPLSEIEVFDALMNTHKGKTIILITHRLGVARRADEIVVLHDGEIVESGSHESLMAQEGRYREMFDSQAQWYSGTQGGDLLAQHG; encoded by the coding sequence GTGAGAAAGATCGCTAGGCTGTGTTTATGGTTAAGGACCTGCTACCTGAGTAATCCAGTTCGCCTTATTGTATATTTACTGGCAAACGTTGGAGCAGTATTCCTTGGTGCTTCATTCCTGGTTTTTTCGGGAAGGTTGATTGATCAAGTGGTCGCTATGTTTCAGGATGGGGTAGATGCTGATCCATATGCATTGCTTGCACAAATGATCGGTATTGGGGTCTTAACGGCTGCTTTTCGCTTCATATCAGCGGTTGCCGAGAAACGCCTTACTGATGACCTGGAAAGACATCTTTCGGAGCGTTTCTTCAATGTCGTTCAGGGAGCAGACTTCTTATTGTTTGAAAGACAGAGTTTCCAAGAGAAAATGAAAGCTGCTAGGATGGTTACTAGCGGCGCAGTAATGTGGATGGTAATGCATTTCTCTCAGATACTATCATTGGCGGCTGCGGTAATTGCCTATCTTTCTATATTAAGAACCACTTCATTTAGCGCCATGATTATGGCTGGGCTATCGTGTCTGGCAATGTCCGTTTTTGGAAGCATGAAACGTTTTAAGACCCGCCATCAGGCACGGTTGGCTCTCATTGAACGCGAAAGGAAACTTTCATATATTGAAGACCTCGTATTCTCATCTCAAGTCGCGAAAGAGATTCACACCTTCAATCTATTCAGCGCCCTAAAGAACGAATGGGACTTTAGATTTGGAGAGATTCAGAGTGAGCAAATCTCAATGGCAAGAAAGGATATTGATGCTAATCTCGTTCTCAACTCGTTTCCAGTTCTTCTGACCATGATGTTACTTGCGAGTTCGTTTTATCTGGGTCATATAGATTCGCCGGGCAAGTTTACGGTTGTACTGGCTGCTTTCACAGTCCTAATGGGAAGCATCAAGGATGTCGGAAAGGCAGTCAGCGATTTCTACGAGGCTTCGGTCCATCTGGAACTACTTGGTGATTTCGAGAAGTTAGGAGAGAACTCGGAAATCACGTTTTCTGAGTCCAGCGGTGAGGGCATCCATGAAAACATAATTGAGTTGAGCGATGTTTCCTTCACATATGACAATGGTAAGACATACTCTCTAACTGGCATTGACCTTGCGGTGAAGAAAGGTAAGGTTGTTGCTGTGGTTGGTGAAAACGGTGCGGGGAAGTCTACTCTTGCTAACATAGTGTTGGGTCTATATAGACCAGAAAAAGGTAGCATTAGGGTGAGGGGAGAAGACCCATATCACAGTGGATGTAATGACCCAAAGGTGATATCGATATCGCAGACGTTTGGGCGATACTTTGGGCTTACCTTGAAGGAAAATGTGGCCTTCGGGCTGGACGGGGGCAGGTTGTCCCTGGATGATGATCTTGCGGCTCTCTTTAACAAAGTAGGATTGGATTGCCATGACGTTCTAGACCTAGTCGTCGGCAATCAATTTGATGGTATTGATCTCTCAGGAGGACAATGGCAGAGAATAGCCATTCTAAGGTCATTTATAGATTCCGCCGAAATTGTAATCTTCGATGAACCTACAGCTGCCCTAGATCCGCTCTCGGAAATTGAAGTATTTGATGCGCTGATGAACACGCATAAGGGGAAAACCATTATCCTAATAACTCATCGTCTCGGAGTTGCGAGAAGAGCTGACGAAATAGTGGTGTTGCATGATGGTGAAATAGTTGAGAGCGGAAGCCATGAATCGTTGATGGCACAAGAAGGTCGTTATAGGGAGATGTTTGATTCGCAGGCGCAATGGTATAGCGGTACACAAGGTGGTGATTTACTTGCTCAACACGGTTAA
- a CDS encoding transposase, producing the protein MLVFWQSHAEYQQFVTERWIELYTNHAGNLEYHDALISKLWYLDLDPVLELLAPYYGQGGRPAVNQPQILRALVAMNHYRHDSVTSWVKVLRSDPVLVMACGFEDGHDPGIGTFYDFLDRLWLEEPQQKRPRVKNRKPRKPQKKGKKLKPRHDGIVAQIVDKAMEGRTAHHCPQSLFQKLFTQVAVLPSAQLKLLGDTNNLTISGDGTPVESGSSPYGKPTCTCRKQRIFSCDCKRIYSDPDARWGWDSYSEVYFYGYSIYVRLQYL; encoded by the coding sequence ATGCTTGTGTTTTGGCAAAGTCATGCCGAGTATCAGCAATTTGTTACTGAAAGGTGGATCGAACTCTATACTAACCACGCTGGAAATCTCGAATACCATGACGCTTTAATTAGCAAACTTTGGTACCTGGACCTGGATCCGGTTTTAGAATTGCTGGCGCCGTACTATGGCCAAGGTGGACGACCTGCGGTTAATCAACCGCAGATTCTCAGAGCTCTTGTGGCCATGAACCATTACAGGCATGATTCGGTTACCAGCTGGGTTAAAGTCTTGCGAAGTGACCCCGTTCTGGTAATGGCATGTGGGTTTGAGGATGGCCACGATCCGGGCATCGGTACATTCTACGACTTCCTTGACCGCCTATGGCTCGAGGAGCCTCAACAGAAACGTCCTAGAGTAAAGAATCGAAAGCCTCGTAAACCTCAGAAAAAGGGCAAGAAGCTAAAACCGCGTCATGATGGTATTGTGGCCCAAATTGTGGACAAGGCGATGGAAGGTAGAACTGCCCATCATTGTCCACAGAGCCTATTCCAAAAGCTCTTTACCCAGGTTGCCGTCCTTCCTTCCGCACAATTAAAACTTCTTGGGGATACTAATAATCTCACCATTAGTGGGGACGGTACCCCGGTGGAATCTGGCAGTAGCCCCTATGGTAAACCAACATGCACATGCCGAAAGCAAAGGATATTCTCTTGTGATTGCAAACGCATCTATTCAGATCCTGACGCACGATGGGGCTGGGATAGTTACAGTGAAGTCTACTTCTATGGTTATTCCATCTACGTGCGTTTACAGTACCTGTGA